DNA from Musa acuminata AAA Group cultivar baxijiao chromosome BXJ1-5, Cavendish_Baxijiao_AAA, whole genome shotgun sequence:
TTATAGAACTCTTGCTAGGGGAAAGAAAATCATGTAATTATATGCCTAAAAGTTTTATGGCTGACTGGTACAAAAATGGCAGCCTACTGACACTGACTGGAGACTTCTAGGGCTGGATAATCTTAGAACCATATTTGCTTAGCTATAAGGATTGTTATTTCTTTAATTAGATATAGATTAGTGTTTGAATCGAGACattagttggcagaactcagatgcATCTATTTGTTTCTGATGCATAATAATTCATTCACAAAGTGGATTACTTGGAGATGTCATCTTGTAATCTGGATTCTGGATATTCTTGAATCCTTGATCTAGTTGTTGCCATTTTATGTTCATTATCATCACAATCAAGGAAGAATCAAGGTAGCTTGGTTGCCGCTGCATCATTAGTTTCACAAATTCTTGATCTAGTGGTCATTTGAAGAACTTCTATGTGTTATCTATGTCCTTTTGTTTCATTGGTTCAGAGGCAAACATATCATTATTGGGTTCATCAAGTGCAAAAAAATGGTTTGGGTATTCTATCTTTTAAACCATGTTAACTCCTTCCGCCAAATTgatcttttatttgtttcttttgcAGTATGTCTGTTAAATATGAGCTTCTCCTGTCATCTTTAATCTTGTATGTTATATTTTTCTTCCCTTTTATCAAGTCGAACAAGTAGAGAAACTGTTCACAGTTTTATAATCGATTCTTGGCTTCCTTCCTGCTGTTAATCAGGGCCTTTAATTTTACTCTCGGTTGAGCAACTAAAGGAACATTGAAAATATTAACCCATTCTATAGCCTCCCACCTTATATGCCATTAACTTGTTTCTTTGTTCATTTTTTACCTTTTCTTTTAATACTAAGATACTTAGATGCTGTATCACCATGTTTATTTAAATGCCGCATGGGTATACACTGTTCTAATCTTGGAATAAAATTTTCTCTTCTGCGCAATTTTTTTATCTTGTCATATTTGCCATGCTGCTGCTgctattatttttttctaaaattttctttcttttataatTCCAGGACAGCACAGAGGTTCAAAGTACTCCACTTCTAGAAAAAAACCCCGAAAGCCACCTCCTATTAAGGTGCCTAAATTTTCTTCAGAGGAATTGAAACCAAAGACTGACAAATTTGATTCAAAGTCTATGGTTGGTGAAGGGTCACATGGAAAGGAATACTCCACAGTTCTTAACAATGGGAAGAAGGTTGCTATAAGAGAACTCGATGTTTCGTCGGAAGACGAAAGAAATGAAATTTTGACTCAGGTTTTTACTCACTGATGAATGCTTCTTTTGTCTCTGTCGTTTAGAAAATCTGGACTTGTAAATGTTGACACAGGCATCTGTTCAATATCAATGTCACATTGAATAATTAACTTCTTCTTTTTGGCACTAGGTTTCGGTGGCATCAAATTTGAAGCATGAAAACTTTGTTGAAATGCTAGGATATTGTGTGGAACAAAATATGCTTCTGTTGGCCTATGAAGATGCAACTCTCGGCTCTTTACAAGATATTTTGCATGGTACAAGATGTGTTTTCCACTTTGCCCACATTTCTTACTTTTTTTTAGTAGATATTTACATTATATTCGCAGTTCTTATAATGCAGTACAagaatttgatttatttttaaaaccACAGGTGAAAAAGGTGCAGAATCTGGTCTACTATTGGACTGGACACAGCGACTGAAAATAGCTCTTGATGCAGCTAAGGGGCTACAATATCTTCACAAGGAGGTTCAGCCTCCTATAATACATTGTGATATCAGATCAAGTAATGTCCTTTTATTTGAGGGCTTTAAAGCCAAGATTGCAAACTACAACCTCTTAAATCAAGCTTCTGACGTAGTCACTCGTATTCGTTCTGTTCGAGCCTCGGGAACTTCTGTTTATCATGCACCAGAGTAATTACTCGACTTGAATTCTCTGCAATTGCTTTTGAACTTAGTACATGAATAATTCGTGTGGAAGTCCCTTTCTCACTGGCAACTATGAAATCACTCTATGAAATTACATGAATCATTTCTTGTGGCACTCATTTCTCACTGACCACAATGAAATCCTTAATTATCATTACTgcatatgaaatgtttttcttttataaacTTCTCGGATACTTTGTCAAATGCAATAAACTGTATCTTTATTGAATTTGATTGAGATAAAGTGAGTTCTTAAACCTTGCTACCCTCCACCACTTTTCCTTTTTCCTTAGTCATTATATTGATCTGTGCAATATTATGCAGGTATGCTATGGCAGGCCAGCTGACAGAGAAAAGTGATGTATATAGCTTTGGTGTTGTTCTTTTGGAGCTGCTGACTGGCAGGAAAACCACAGAAACTGAGTTGCCTAAAGAGCAGCAGAACGTGGTTACCTGGGTAAGCCTTTTCTTCTTTGTTATCGACAAGCAAATAACCCATGCTATACATGGGAAGTAatgaaaagtaaaagaaaaatattcaatATGAATATTGCTAACTGAAATCTATTGAAAATTTTGTCATTCGGCACTAACCCAGGGTTGCTCGACTCCAATTGACTAACGATAACCAATACAGCTTGATAAGGCTGTCTGTTTTCTATTTTACAAATTCCAAATGCATTGGTTTTATCATGCTTCTCAATCTTCGTGCTATATTCTACATGATAAAAGTATGTTCATCTGAAAATGTGAAGAAAACTGGTCTGTTTTCATACCACTAGTTATGAAGTCGAATTAAGCATGTTTTAGTCTTCTTCGTCTTTGCTTTCTATGCATTCAGTCATTGTTTCTGTGATCTTAAATAATGTTTGTGGACATGAAAATGTAACAGCCAAAAGTCAGATGACACAGCATCACCATCATTAATTTTTGTCCCATGAAGAAACTAGTTTTATGTTCATTTCTTTGGAATTTTGCCTGTGGAAACATTAACAATTGGGGAAAATCTTTCATTCTGTTCAATTTAAAAGACAATTAATCTTGCTGTATCATGAAGTAAcagaattaaattaaaaaaaataaaatcctgtcCTAGCTTGGTATCATATTACACATGATAAAATTTGGACCCATACGTAATTGTGAAGAGTAGGGCAAAGCTTGTCTGAAAATAACTCATGATAAGAGTTAAATCCATATTGAATTGTTAGGATTTCTTGATGAATTTCATATCCACTTTGTATAGAGAAGAGCCAAAAGTCTTGATCATcagtatctttttctttttatgcaCCACAACTATTATTTTGTTAACCCCGAAGACTGCAAATATGGACATTAAAAATCTGATGATCAGAAAACAAATGAATTGTCATCATCACCATTTTGATCCCATGAAGGCACTTGACATAAGCCAAATGAGAATTTGTAATAGAGATTTTGATTttggaatttaaaaagggaaagaaaaagaatgttTACAAATTGAAAACATTATAATAAGATACAGCAAAATATACAGGATACTGTATATTATGACCGGTCTAATTTAATCATGCTATTGCAAAAAAAAGTAGAAGAATGAAGATGTTAGATCCAAGGTATataatatcataccgtaccggtgtttcgaggttagctccgtacggtacggtatgatacCAAGTGGTACATTAGGGCGTACCAAACGATtttatatatttcttcttattataGCATTGTAGCAtggcactgtagcacgttccgtccgatAGTGAGCGGTctgtgtaccgcccataccggacaGTACCATTTGAAATTACATATCATGGTTAGTTAGATCACTCAATTTATTTAAGAAATCCTTGAGGGAAGACCAAAAATTACAGTGGACACAAATTAGAGCCCCATATTTACAAAAGATCATAAGTTCAATGACATGCATGTCACAACTTGACATCTATATTCAAGCACCAGCTGGAAAATGAAAGGATGATGATAATGGGCATATGAGATGAAGCATCAATAATCATTAGGAATGGTATTGCTCTGGATGCATGGAACTGTTCCGAAACAGAAAAATGTGAGTATGAAGCATCAATCATCACTAGAGATCGTATGGCACTCCATGCATGGCATTGTCAAGAAAGGAAAAAGTGAGATGCAGATGTTGTATAAAAAGTGAGAGATATTGATGGTTTAGAAGTTGACAGAAATGATAACTGATAAGAGAAATCGTGGTGGAAACTGGAAAGATGATTGATCTGGAAATTGAGAAATGAGGTTATGACATGGTGACATGGCAAATTTTATTTCATGAAAGGAAGTCCAAAGTATGGCATTTACTGTACTGATAATAAAAGAGATAAATGGAGAGAAGAAACAACGTAAAGAAGTACATAGTGATTTTGAGCCCCTCATTTTGTTCCCATCAGGTGGTGAAAGGGGTGCTAATTCCCTTAAACTTGGAGTATGAATCACAAGATAAGGATACAGACTAAAAGAGTTGAGAATATCTCATTTTGTTCCCATCAAGTGGTGAAAGGGGTGCTAATACCTTGCATCATTTCTTTTGATGGTCATGCATCTAATATGTATCCTAGGTCACTGGATGAACAAGTTTGTTTTGTATTCTCATACGAGTTCTATGTCAATTTGGATTAATACCACCTATTTTTATTTTCACATTCTCACCTATGACACAAACTTCTGGTGTTTTATTATGTCAGTGGCCATCTTAAAGCAAATAATTCAACAAGCAATAACCATGAACTGTCTAAAAGTTTGAGCAAGCTGTTGTCCTGGATTGGATAACTTCAAGTTCAGTAGCAGGAAAGA
Protein-coding regions in this window:
- the LOC135674589 gene encoding PTI1-like tyrosine-protein kinase 3 isoform X1, which encodes MQYWLCCSCHPNKKEHMMRPTGGQHRGSKYSTSRKKPRKPPPIKVPKFSSEELKPKTDKFDSKSMVGEGSHGKEYSTVLNNGKKVAIRELDVSSEDERNEILTQVSVASNLKHENFVEMLGYCVEQNMLLLAYEDATLGSLQDILHGEKGAESGLLLDWTQRLKIALDAAKGLQYLHKEVQPPIIHCDIRSSNVLLFEGFKAKIANYNLLNQASDVVTRIRSVRASGTSVYHAPEYAMAGQLTEKSDVYSFGVVLLELLTGRKTTETELPKEQQNVVTWATPRLRKDQFRECVDPKLKGKYSIRGAAKLAALAALCVQHDVEFRPYMSNVVKILSSILEDCPPPPPDAPPPPPPNA
- the LOC135674589 gene encoding PTI1-like tyrosine-protein kinase 3 isoform X2 — its product is MQYWLCCSCHPNKKEHMMRPTGGQHRGSKYSTSRKKPRKPPPIKVPKFSSEELKPKTDKFDSKSMVGEGSHGKEYSTVLNNGKKVAIRELDVSSEDERNEILTQVSVASNLKHENFVEMLGYCVEQNMLLLAYEDATLGSLQDILHGEKGAESGLLLDWTQRLKIALDAAKGLQYLHKEVQPPIIHCDIRSSNVLLFEGFKAKIANYNLLNQASDVVTRIRSVRASGTSVYHAPEYAMAGQLTEKSDVYSFGVVLLELLTGRKTTETELPKEQQNVVTWATPRLRKDQFRECVDPKLKGKYSIRGAAKVFLLSMDTYYFSHSLL